The following coding sequences lie in one Thalassoglobus polymorphus genomic window:
- the ypfJ gene encoding KPN_02809 family neutral zinc metallopeptidase, with product MVSWKGRRQSSNVEDRRGMKSGGKALGGGMTIILLIAVFIFSGGDLGQVFRVAQQLPQQGGQQNAAPAENPSPAEEEMRDFVATILADTEDVWNEIFRGTDVSYREPTLVIFRDGVSSACGFNSSAVGPFYCPGDEKVYIDLGFFDQLERQLNAPGDFAQAYVIAHEVGHHVQNLLGITEMVQRERGRLSEAEYNLLQVRLELQADFFAGVWAHHAERMKNLLEPGDIEEGLNAAAMIGDDTLQKRARGYVVEESFTHGSAEQRARWFRKGLETGDINQGDTFKAKKL from the coding sequence GTGGTTTCGTGGAAAGGTCGCCGACAGAGCAGTAACGTCGAAGATCGTCGAGGGATGAAAAGTGGCGGGAAGGCACTCGGCGGGGGGATGACGATCATCCTTCTTATCGCGGTCTTCATCTTCTCCGGCGGAGATCTCGGACAAGTCTTCAGAGTTGCTCAGCAACTTCCCCAGCAGGGAGGACAACAGAATGCGGCTCCTGCTGAAAATCCGAGCCCGGCTGAAGAAGAAATGCGGGATTTCGTTGCGACGATTCTTGCTGACACCGAAGATGTGTGGAATGAAATTTTTCGTGGAACCGACGTTTCCTATCGCGAACCGACGCTTGTCATCTTCCGAGATGGTGTTTCCTCGGCATGCGGGTTCAACAGTTCCGCAGTGGGACCGTTCTATTGCCCCGGTGATGAAAAAGTTTACATCGACCTCGGATTCTTTGATCAACTCGAACGACAGCTCAATGCTCCGGGAGACTTCGCGCAGGCATATGTGATTGCCCATGAAGTTGGACATCATGTCCAGAACTTACTGGGCATCACAGAGATGGTTCAGCGTGAGAGGGGACGGCTCAGCGAAGCGGAGTACAATCTTTTGCAGGTTCGTTTGGAATTGCAGGCGGACTTTTTTGCAGGCGTCTGGGCGCATCATGCAGAACGAATGAAAAACCTGCTGGAACCGGGCGATATCGAAGAAGGCCTCAACGCGGCAGCGATGATTGGCGATGACACTTTGCAAAAACGGGCTCGCGGATACGTTGTCGAAGAATCATTCACCCATGGATCGGCAGAACAGCGAGCACGCTGGTTCCGCAAAGGGCTGGAAACAGGGGATATCAATCAGGGAGATACATTCAAGGCGAAAAAATTGTAG
- a CDS encoding BamA/OMP85 family outer membrane protein: MNRVTSDTRRRALKPSLRRFVSRNALAFCIMGGFMSSVEAQRPFPGSSSPAPAQARPAPQIDPAFQKASQEEKAPPAPTPPKTAALPGLNRALAERPAQEPKKPVIQQTEFNVETLLNEELVGIVVEGNTTIQSNAILRQIDSRQGRLPSSHQIQKDVTKLLKTNWFYSVKPFYRQTKEGPVLVFQVVERPILRDVKFVGNDKIKTSELQAHTGLMTGHGYDVAANRESVSRIKSLYAEKGYRFAKVTLQKGDNKNDREVVFHIEEGPKVKVRDINFKFVGDHFISARVLKTKIATKTPIDNLGAGWIGGDYDPEIVRNDVYTIKQYYLGLGCFDVDVEVSESISEADGKVTVNFTIAEGTRYKVGNIDVIGAAVIPRNELLTKLELNSGEHFNSRFLRKDVSAMKDKYDELGHVFAKVEPTPHFRQDDSGIVDLTYQIDEDIPRYIGQINIHIRGDHTHTQETVVRDQVHRFLKPGTLASGRDLRMAQQRVSGSPIWERTDPPTFDLKPVDGLEYIPAIAQRGQNPERVAQTKAEELFSEEFDHDFDLRATYISPVKETVGRVVLPASLFEEENPPEVEIQRPLRKQPKNENPTPVVISPETVFRGQSNDIVRAQGLDQFGNPYPQDYQQGVSPQGDPFGDALSNPAPGFVDVNIDVTEGRTGRLMFGVGVNSDAGVVGQLTLQEDNFDLFRVPRSWADVTNGQAFRGAGQSFRMEAVPGSEVSRYLMSWQDPFFMGTDFSLGLSGFYYNRFYDDWTEDRLGGRISLGYVLNRYWSASTALRLENVQIRDYSLTNGPVPPDLLAVDGDNFLSTASFTLSFDTRDNSFNPSQGHNFDLTYEQGFGEFIYPRIDASAGKYFTLYERPDGLGKHILSLTGQAGWTGDDTPIFERYYAGGYSSFRGFEFRGVTPREGNFAVGGDFMALGSAEYMFPLTATDNIRAVVFSDFGTVEPEAGFDDFRVTAGFGFRMVVPAMGPAPLAFDFAWPILQQDEDETRVFSFYVGLTR, encoded by the coding sequence ATGAATCGTGTCACTAGCGACACTCGTCGACGGGCATTGAAGCCCAGCTTGCGACGTTTCGTCAGTCGAAACGCGCTGGCATTTTGCATCATGGGTGGCTTCATGTCCTCCGTGGAGGCTCAACGTCCATTTCCTGGAAGCAGTTCCCCTGCGCCGGCTCAGGCACGTCCAGCGCCGCAAATAGACCCTGCATTCCAGAAAGCGTCTCAAGAAGAGAAGGCTCCCCCTGCGCCAACTCCTCCGAAGACAGCAGCTCTTCCCGGACTCAATCGAGCATTGGCAGAACGCCCAGCACAAGAGCCTAAAAAACCGGTCATCCAGCAGACTGAATTCAATGTCGAAACCCTGCTGAATGAAGAATTGGTCGGGATTGTCGTCGAGGGGAATACCACGATTCAATCGAATGCGATTTTAAGGCAGATCGATTCTCGCCAAGGTCGCTTACCATCTTCTCACCAGATCCAAAAAGACGTTACGAAGCTTCTGAAGACGAACTGGTTCTACTCCGTTAAGCCGTTCTACCGTCAGACAAAAGAGGGTCCAGTTCTCGTCTTTCAAGTCGTTGAACGCCCAATTTTGCGAGACGTGAAGTTTGTAGGAAACGACAAGATCAAGACCAGTGAGCTTCAGGCTCATACAGGACTGATGACGGGACACGGCTACGACGTCGCTGCGAATCGTGAATCGGTCTCTCGCATCAAATCTTTATACGCCGAGAAGGGTTATCGGTTCGCGAAAGTCACTCTGCAAAAAGGTGACAATAAGAATGATCGTGAAGTCGTCTTTCATATTGAAGAAGGTCCGAAGGTCAAAGTTCGCGATATCAACTTCAAATTCGTCGGTGATCACTTCATCTCTGCTCGTGTGCTCAAAACAAAAATCGCAACTAAAACTCCTATCGACAACCTCGGAGCAGGATGGATCGGTGGAGACTACGATCCGGAAATTGTTCGCAACGATGTCTATACCATCAAACAGTACTATTTAGGACTGGGCTGTTTCGATGTTGATGTCGAAGTGAGTGAGTCGATCTCAGAAGCTGATGGAAAAGTCACCGTCAATTTCACCATCGCAGAAGGAACACGATACAAGGTTGGTAACATCGACGTGATCGGGGCTGCCGTCATTCCGCGAAACGAGTTATTGACTAAACTCGAGCTGAATTCCGGAGAGCATTTTAACTCCCGATTCTTGCGTAAAGACGTTTCCGCAATGAAGGACAAGTACGACGAACTTGGCCACGTCTTCGCGAAAGTCGAACCGACTCCGCATTTCCGACAAGACGACTCCGGGATTGTTGACCTGACTTATCAAATCGATGAAGACATTCCCCGCTACATTGGCCAAATCAATATCCACATTCGTGGCGATCACACTCACACACAGGAAACGGTTGTACGGGATCAGGTTCACAGATTCCTGAAGCCGGGGACACTCGCCAGTGGGCGAGATCTTCGCATGGCACAACAGCGGGTCTCTGGAAGTCCCATCTGGGAACGGACAGACCCTCCAACATTCGATTTGAAACCTGTCGATGGACTGGAGTACATCCCGGCCATTGCTCAGCGTGGGCAAAACCCGGAACGAGTCGCACAAACAAAAGCTGAAGAACTCTTCAGCGAAGAATTCGATCACGACTTCGACTTGCGAGCGACATACATTTCGCCGGTCAAAGAAACTGTGGGGCGAGTTGTTTTACCTGCCAGCCTCTTTGAAGAAGAAAATCCCCCGGAAGTTGAGATTCAGCGTCCGCTTCGAAAACAACCAAAAAACGAGAATCCCACACCTGTCGTCATCTCTCCGGAGACAGTCTTTCGTGGACAATCGAATGACATCGTTCGAGCACAGGGACTGGATCAGTTTGGGAATCCGTATCCTCAAGACTACCAGCAGGGAGTCTCTCCACAAGGAGATCCTTTCGGTGATGCACTTTCAAACCCTGCTCCTGGTTTTGTCGATGTGAATATCGATGTCACAGAAGGACGGACAGGGCGATTGATGTTCGGTGTCGGAGTCAACAGTGACGCCGGTGTCGTCGGACAGTTGACTCTTCAAGAAGACAACTTCGACCTCTTCCGCGTCCCTCGCAGCTGGGCGGACGTCACAAACGGTCAGGCATTCCGTGGTGCAGGCCAAAGCTTCCGTATGGAAGCTGTCCCAGGTTCAGAGGTGAGTCGCTACTTGATGAGCTGGCAAGACCCTTTCTTCATGGGGACAGATTTTAGTTTGGGACTGAGCGGATTTTATTACAATCGCTTTTATGATGACTGGACCGAAGACCGATTGGGTGGACGGATCAGTCTTGGATATGTCCTCAATCGCTACTGGTCGGCATCGACCGCGCTGCGACTTGAGAACGTTCAAATTCGTGATTACAGCCTAACGAACGGTCCGGTTCCTCCCGACCTGCTTGCCGTTGATGGAGATAACTTCCTTTCCACAGCCTCGTTCACGTTGTCGTTCGATACTCGTGATAACTCTTTCAATCCGAGTCAGGGACACAATTTCGACCTGACTTACGAACAGGGTTTCGGCGAGTTTATCTATCCTCGCATTGACGCCTCAGCAGGGAAATACTTCACCCTTTACGAACGTCCTGATGGACTTGGTAAGCACATTTTGTCACTGACCGGACAAGCCGGCTGGACTGGAGACGATACTCCGATTTTCGAACGCTACTACGCTGGTGGTTACTCATCGTTTCGTGGTTTTGAATTTCGTGGGGTGACTCCTCGGGAAGGTAACTTCGCTGTCGGTGGTGACTTCATGGCGCTTGGCTCGGCAGAATATATGTTCCCGCTCACAGCGACCGACAACATCCGCGCCGTGGTCTTCTCGGACTTTGGTACTGTCGAACCCGAGGCGGGTTTCGACGATTTTCGTGTCACCGCAGGTTTTGGTTTCCGCATGGTTGTCCCAGCAATGGGCCCTGCCCCGCTGGCGTTCGACTTCGCCTGGCCAATCTTGCAGCAAGACGAAGACGAAACTCGTGTCTTCAGCTTCTACGTCGGTTTGACTCGATAG
- a CDS encoding prenyltransferase/squalene oxidase repeat-containing protein, with translation MNISFANRACVTCAILTAVLVTLPAQAAADPAVTRSVTRSLDYLAKEQKRQGHWEANGATYRVAMTALAGTALLAEGSTTTRGKYAQNISRAVDFLVDMSQPSGLIGYPDDYHYTYGHGFSMLFLSQIYGEEEDAQRRMQIKNVLDKAVRFSAEAQTKRGGWGYVSAREGNDFDEGSTCVTQVQGLRACRNAGIVVPREIIDRAKKYIHDCMTPEGGVQYSIRGGGAREPITAAAVASMYSAGDYGDSKDVELMLKYCKTNIWPEGGGIKANGFGHWHYMHYYLAQVMYREKDLWEKYRKEIEARLISQQSPDGSWQDNSVGPVYVTAMNATILQLKNGYLPIFQR, from the coding sequence ATGAATATCTCTTTCGCCAATCGAGCCTGCGTCACCTGCGCGATTTTGACGGCAGTCTTGGTGACGCTTCCCGCTCAAGCTGCTGCTGATCCTGCGGTGACCCGTTCGGTCACGCGGAGCCTCGACTATCTTGCGAAGGAGCAAAAGCGACAAGGCCACTGGGAAGCCAACGGAGCCACCTATCGCGTCGCCATGACCGCATTGGCAGGTACGGCTCTTTTAGCAGAGGGCTCAACCACAACACGTGGAAAGTACGCTCAAAACATTTCACGAGCTGTCGACTTTCTGGTCGACATGTCTCAGCCTTCTGGACTCATCGGATATCCCGACGACTATCACTACACCTACGGGCACGGATTTTCCATGCTCTTTCTCTCCCAGATTTATGGTGAAGAAGAAGACGCTCAGCGGCGAATGCAAATTAAGAATGTCCTGGATAAAGCCGTTCGGTTTAGTGCGGAAGCCCAAACTAAACGTGGTGGATGGGGATACGTTTCTGCCCGTGAAGGGAACGATTTCGACGAAGGATCTACGTGCGTGACGCAAGTTCAAGGTCTTCGTGCCTGCCGAAATGCCGGTATCGTTGTCCCACGAGAAATTATCGACCGGGCTAAGAAGTACATTCATGATTGCATGACTCCCGAAGGGGGAGTTCAGTACAGCATTCGTGGGGGAGGAGCACGCGAACCGATCACTGCAGCGGCCGTTGCCAGTATGTATAGCGCTGGCGATTATGGTGATTCGAAAGATGTAGAACTTATGCTGAAATACTGCAAAACCAATATCTGGCCTGAAGGGGGCGGGATCAAGGCAAACGGTTTCGGGCACTGGCACTACATGCACTACTATCTCGCTCAGGTGATGTATCGCGAAAAAGACCTCTGGGAGAAGTACCGCAAAGAGATCGAAGCTCGTCTCATCAGTCAACAATCTCCTGATGGATCGTGGCAAGATAACAGTGTCGGCCCGGTGTACGTCACCGCAATGAACGCTACGATCCTGCAATTGAAGAATGGATACTTGCCGATCTTTCAGCGCTGA
- a CDS encoding glycosyltransferase family 39 protein: MASRNRLIESLFCALFGLCGVSLLVLAIPDVGLRFAARLVPSELWNDRSQTLSCLLLIYALLFFAASLYLLQRTSKSPPLWSVLRREFIEKSRQLLSFLRRLPETFPRLLPVPLLLLMGLGAFVRFKFLNQPMRYDESYTYLEYINRAPQYLFLYSDPNNHVGHTLLVKLSTLIFGSSPIGLRLPAFLAGLCSIPVGFHVAKRMLSQNAGYLFAALIALFPYFILFDTNGRGYSLVVLLSLIQILLSLRSDQELPSPLLFAFVTACGLFVMPSYLFFAAGIVLWLIVVRIVINGPSLDLLKRFLVRYSVACLLMAFVLYSPVILVSDGISPIVANRFVESLSWGEFASRLPSHLAETVQKMSRGIPTVGLALFVLCFLIGTIASIRKRDWQAALFFPTVVLGGLVVLILKRAIPFDRTWIFLLPIFLLQVANGFVECLTMLRKSPERTIQLVQVVSFMLVLGMSFFLIRNDVITKFEDTGSYPEAEDLAKLLVEWDHSGESIGMSDPLLSVPVNYYLAQLGVESISVAEKTDAPMIYFLSREESPEEFDVGAYLLEQEFGQTSVYRQHRDR, encoded by the coding sequence ATGGCATCTCGTAATCGTTTGATCGAGTCGCTGTTCTGCGCTCTCTTCGGACTCTGCGGAGTGAGCCTCCTCGTTCTGGCGATTCCTGATGTTGGCCTCCGCTTTGCAGCACGTTTGGTTCCTTCAGAATTATGGAACGATCGTAGCCAGACATTATCATGTCTACTGTTGATCTACGCACTCCTCTTCTTTGCAGCCAGTCTCTATTTGCTACAGAGAACCAGCAAGTCTCCACCGTTGTGGTCTGTCTTGCGTCGAGAGTTCATTGAGAAATCACGGCAGTTGCTTTCGTTTCTGCGCCGTCTGCCTGAAACATTCCCACGCCTACTCCCAGTTCCGTTGCTGCTGTTGATGGGACTCGGTGCCTTTGTACGGTTCAAGTTTCTTAATCAGCCGATGCGGTACGATGAGTCGTACACTTACCTTGAGTACATCAATCGCGCCCCGCAGTATTTGTTCCTGTATTCAGATCCCAATAACCACGTCGGTCACACTCTACTGGTAAAGCTTTCGACGTTGATCTTCGGAAGCAGTCCGATCGGCCTCCGATTACCTGCGTTTCTGGCGGGTCTCTGCTCGATTCCTGTTGGCTTTCATGTGGCGAAGAGGATGCTCTCACAGAATGCAGGCTATCTCTTTGCAGCTCTGATTGCTCTCTTTCCGTATTTCATTCTGTTCGACACAAACGGACGTGGTTACTCGCTGGTCGTGTTACTGAGTTTGATACAGATCCTGCTTTCACTGAGGTCAGATCAAGAGTTGCCCAGTCCCCTGCTCTTTGCGTTTGTCACGGCTTGCGGTCTGTTCGTGATGCCATCGTATCTGTTCTTTGCAGCTGGGATTGTGCTTTGGCTAATCGTTGTTCGGATTGTCATAAACGGTCCCAGCTTGGACCTCTTGAAGCGGTTTCTGGTCAGGTACAGCGTCGCTTGCTTGCTCATGGCATTCGTGCTTTATTCGCCAGTCATCCTTGTGAGCGACGGCATTTCCCCTATTGTCGCGAATCGATTTGTGGAGAGTCTTTCGTGGGGTGAGTTTGCGTCACGACTGCCCTCGCACTTGGCTGAGACTGTCCAAAAGATGAGCCGCGGGATCCCGACTGTGGGACTCGCTCTATTTGTTCTCTGCTTTCTGATTGGGACGATCGCTTCGATCCGGAAGAGGGACTGGCAAGCCGCTCTTTTCTTCCCCACAGTCGTGCTCGGTGGGCTGGTCGTGTTGATTCTGAAACGAGCGATCCCCTTTGATAGAACCTGGATCTTTCTGCTGCCGATTTTTTTACTTCAGGTCGCAAACGGCTTTGTTGAATGTCTCACCATGCTTCGCAAATCACCTGAACGAACGATCCAACTCGTGCAAGTCGTCTCTTTCATGTTGGTCCTGGGCATGTCGTTCTTCCTCATTCGGAATGATGTCATCACGAAATTTGAGGACACTGGTTCGTACCCAGAGGCTGAGGATCTGGCAAAGTTGCTTGTCGAATGGGACCACTCCGGAGAGAGCATCGGCATGTCTGACCCGCTCTTGAGCGTTCCGGTGAATTACTATCTTGCCCAGCTAGGCGTCGAGTCAATTTCGGTCGCTGAAAAGACAGATGCCCCAATGATCTACTTCCTCAGTCGGGAAGAGAGTCCAGAGGAATTCGATGTCGGGGCGTATCTGCTTGAGCAAGAGTTTGGGCAGACGTCGGTTTATCGTCAGCATCGTGACCGCTGA
- a CDS encoding serine/threonine-protein kinase, with protein MDTHKTTMSDEAIDLLTDSLDRFLAAWDQVDEHGPPEISEFLPSCSKLRMEFLVELIKVDMELRWQEYALPKSLDEYCEEFQELQSVALPIDLIFEEYVCRLSVDEAVCISDYFERYPNQADGLRQFASQSPDINATVISSFDQSSAVFDLQAGEVIDDFDLIMLLGQGAFAKVFLARQISMQRLVAVKVSADHGTEPQTLAQLDHDYIVRVHDQRIVETPPARLLYMQYLPGGTLESVTKRVRMTPVEMRSGQLLIDVLDGTLESKGEISPSDSSLRQELSGKSWPEVVAWIGIRLAKALDYANRQGVLHRDLKPANVLLSAEGVPKLADFNISFSSSVAGTNPTAYFGGSLAYMSPEQLEACSPRHETQADELDGRSDLYSLGVLLWELLRGTRPFDDLGGGDLSGQTIDKMLERRSRGLSREQFAPDFAECPESLMRILEKLLQPNREQRWQNADELIEQLEMCLEPRARELIDPPAKSWRSKARHWVVATVLLLNLIPNGISAVGNFFYNQRAIFDEMAPGQTFETILGVINGIAFPVGISFVVILANQVKRGIRNPEASQESGLEQFALPCAREERVSPVKRLFATRQNANTNSKTTIIRESALLLGHRCAMICLLLWIIAGIAYPVAFQAIGIDVSASEYAHIVGSLVLFGLIATAYPFFGVTWYSVQVLYPALLQKGRGQRKDRQDLQKLKTYLRYYLIAAASIPLLSVAAITIVSVEMLQLAQLLCFGGLAAFAAAFWFYRQIEDDLDVFLRIRGRKR; from the coding sequence ATGGACACTCATAAAACAACGATGAGTGACGAGGCCATTGATTTGCTGACGGACTCGTTGGACCGATTTCTCGCGGCATGGGATCAGGTTGACGAGCATGGTCCGCCAGAGATCTCTGAGTTCTTGCCGAGTTGCTCCAAGTTGCGAATGGAGTTCCTCGTTGAGCTGATCAAAGTCGATATGGAGCTGCGCTGGCAAGAGTATGCGCTACCGAAATCGCTTGATGAATACTGTGAAGAGTTCCAGGAACTGCAATCGGTCGCTTTGCCGATTGACCTGATTTTCGAGGAATACGTTTGTCGACTGTCTGTCGATGAAGCGGTCTGCATCAGTGACTACTTCGAGCGATATCCAAACCAGGCTGATGGTTTGCGTCAATTCGCCAGCCAATCTCCTGATATCAACGCGACCGTCATCTCTTCTTTCGATCAGTCTTCAGCTGTCTTTGACCTTCAAGCGGGCGAAGTGATTGATGATTTCGACTTGATCATGCTGCTTGGTCAGGGAGCGTTTGCGAAAGTCTTTCTCGCACGCCAGATTTCGATGCAACGACTCGTGGCGGTCAAAGTCTCTGCTGACCATGGGACGGAACCGCAGACACTTGCTCAACTCGATCACGATTACATTGTGCGCGTTCACGATCAGCGGATTGTTGAAACACCCCCTGCCCGCTTGCTGTACATGCAGTACCTTCCCGGTGGAACGCTGGAGTCGGTGACGAAACGTGTAAGAATGACTCCAGTCGAAATGAGAAGTGGTCAACTCCTCATCGATGTTTTGGATGGGACACTGGAGTCGAAAGGGGAAATTTCACCGAGCGATTCGAGTTTGCGTCAGGAGCTTTCTGGAAAGTCCTGGCCGGAAGTCGTCGCCTGGATCGGAATTCGTCTCGCCAAAGCATTGGACTATGCAAACCGGCAGGGAGTTCTTCATCGAGACCTTAAACCGGCCAATGTCCTGCTGAGTGCCGAGGGCGTTCCCAAACTTGCCGACTTTAACATCAGTTTCAGCAGTTCCGTCGCCGGAACGAATCCGACTGCCTACTTCGGTGGAAGTTTGGCATATATGTCGCCAGAGCAATTGGAGGCCTGTTCACCCCGGCATGAGACTCAAGCGGACGAACTTGATGGGCGATCAGATTTGTACTCTTTGGGAGTTTTGCTCTGGGAACTCCTGCGAGGAACGCGTCCGTTTGACGATTTAGGTGGAGGCGATTTATCAGGGCAGACCATTGATAAAATGCTGGAAAGAAGAAGTCGTGGGCTTTCCAGAGAGCAATTCGCTCCAGATTTTGCTGAATGTCCCGAATCGTTGATGCGAATTCTTGAGAAGTTGCTTCAGCCAAATCGAGAACAGCGCTGGCAGAATGCGGATGAATTGATCGAGCAACTCGAAATGTGCCTTGAACCGCGCGCTCGTGAGTTGATTGACCCTCCCGCGAAGAGTTGGCGATCCAAGGCCCGTCACTGGGTTGTTGCCACGGTGCTGCTCCTGAATTTGATTCCGAACGGGATCTCTGCTGTTGGTAACTTCTTTTACAACCAGCGAGCGATCTTTGACGAGATGGCTCCCGGGCAGACGTTCGAAACAATTCTTGGTGTGATCAACGGAATTGCGTTTCCAGTCGGAATCAGCTTCGTGGTCATTCTGGCAAACCAGGTAAAACGGGGAATCCGTAACCCGGAAGCCTCCCAGGAAAGCGGCTTAGAGCAGTTTGCTCTACCATGTGCCCGTGAAGAACGCGTTTCACCAGTGAAAAGGCTGTTCGCCACGAGGCAGAACGCGAACACCAATTCGAAAACCACTATCATTAGGGAATCAGCCCTGTTACTCGGGCATCGCTGTGCGATGATTTGCCTGCTTTTGTGGATCATCGCCGGAATCGCGTACCCGGTGGCATTTCAAGCAATAGGAATTGATGTCTCGGCTTCAGAGTACGCACATATTGTAGGCTCGCTGGTGCTCTTTGGGTTAATTGCCACGGCATATCCCTTCTTTGGAGTCACCTGGTATTCCGTACAGGTGCTGTATCCTGCGTTGCTGCAAAAGGGACGCGGACAGCGCAAGGATCGGCAGGATCTGCAAAAGTTGAAAACGTACTTGCGATACTACTTAATTGCTGCTGCCAGCATTCCGCTGCTCTCGGTAGCCGCCATTACGATTGTCTCTGTAGAGATGCTGCAACTGGCTCAACTCCTCTGTTTTGGCGGTTTAGCTGCGTTTGCAGCCGCTTTTTGGTTCTATCGACAGATTGAAGATGATCTGGATGTCTTCCTCAGAATCCGCGGAAGAAAGCGTTAG